One region of Actinomycetota bacterium genomic DNA includes:
- a CDS encoding HAD-IA family hydrolase translates to MSGKRISTVFLDAGETLVHPIPSFPELFREVCASHGLTVDMMEVSRATRSLMAEVEERQKEGFTFSDHPEKSRRFWLDFYSRLVGELGYRGGDGLPWELYRVFSDPERYDAYPDAREAVSGLRERGFRLGLISNFEPWLEGLLARLGLADYFSVLVISGKEGIEKPHPRLFGIALERVGAHPGECLHVGDSPNSDYRGAREVGMRAVLLDRWGRHPFFPGERISDLRELLTLLD, encoded by the coding sequence TTGAGCGGGAAACGGATCAGCACGGTGTTCCTGGATGCCGGGGAGACCCTCGTCCACCCCATCCCCTCCTTCCCGGAGCTCTTCCGGGAGGTCTGCGCCTCTCACGGGCTGACGGTGGACATGATGGAGGTATCCAGGGCGACCCGCAGCCTGATGGCCGAGGTGGAGGAGAGGCAGAAGGAGGGCTTCACCTTCAGCGACCATCCCGAGAAGTCCCGCCGTTTCTGGCTCGACTTCTACTCCAGGCTGGTCGGCGAGCTGGGATACCGGGGCGGCGACGGCCTGCCGTGGGAGCTCTACCGCGTCTTTTCCGACCCGGAAAGGTACGACGCCTACCCGGATGCCCGGGAAGCCGTCTCCGGGCTGCGGGAGCGGGGCTTTCGCCTGGGCCTGATTTCTAATTTCGAACCCTGGCTGGAAGGTCTTCTAGCTCGCCTTGGGCTGGCGGATTACTTTTCCGTCCTGGTAATCTCGGGGAAGGAGGGCATCGAAAAGCCCCATCCCCGCCTTTTCGGGATCGCCCTGGAACGGGTGGGTGCCCATCCCGGGGAATGCCTGCACGTGGGGGACTCGCCCAACTCCGATTACCGGGGCGCCCGCGAGGTCGGAATGCGCGCCGTCCTCCTGGACCGATGGGGGAGGCATCCCTTTTTCCCGGGGGAGCGCATCTCCGACCTGCGAGAACTCCTCACCCTGCTGGACTGA
- the uvrB gene encoding excinuclease ABC subunit UvrB yields MGGFRLETELKPRGDQPKAIARLTEGVLRGDRYQTLLGVTGSGKTFTMAHVIHNVQKPTLVIAPNKTLAAQLCNEFRELFPENAVEYFVSYYDYYQPEAYVPRTDTYIEKDTSINDDIDRLRHRATSALLSREDVIIVASVSCIYGLGSPQEYMKRVLILKRGGEYDLREVARKLVDMHYERNDQFLERGRFRIRGDTLEIYPSYEERLVRVEFFGDQVDRITVVDPLTGEVISREESTAVYPATHYLTSEENLERAVASIRAELEERVAELESAGRLLEAQRLLQRTTYDLEMLRETGYCSGIENYSRHLDGRKPGEPPYTLLDFFPEDFLVFVDESHITVPQLHGMHEGDRSRKETLVEYGFRLPSALDNRPLRFDEFLERVPQLIAVSATPGPWELEVSTQVVEQIIRPTGLVDPELVVRPAEGQVDDLIGEIRKRVERDERVLVTTLTKRMAESLTDYLLEMGLRVRYLHSEIDTLDRVEIIRDLRLGEFDVLVGINLLREGLDLPEVSLVAILDADREGFLRNERSLIQTIGRASRNVNGQVIMYASEITDSMRRALEETERRRRLQMEYNRRHGINPQTVRKRVSDIMDMVLLPDEKVPYRARRKEREEMPPEEIEQLILGLEDEMRLAAEDLRFEYAARLRDEIADLRKRLRWATAGEKR; encoded by the coding sequence ATGGGAGGCTTCAGGCTGGAGACGGAACTCAAGCCCCGGGGCGACCAGCCCAAGGCCATCGCCCGGCTCACGGAGGGCGTCCTGCGGGGGGACCGCTACCAGACCCTGCTGGGGGTAACGGGCTCGGGCAAGACCTTCACCATGGCCCACGTGATCCACAACGTGCAGAAGCCCACCCTGGTCATCGCCCCCAACAAGACCCTGGCCGCCCAGCTGTGCAATGAGTTCCGGGAGCTCTTCCCCGAGAACGCCGTGGAATATTTCGTCAGTTACTACGATTACTACCAGCCGGAGGCCTACGTTCCCCGCACCGACACCTATATCGAGAAGGACACCTCCATAAACGACGACATAGACCGCCTCCGCCACCGGGCCACCTCCGCCCTCCTGTCCCGGGAGGACGTGATCATCGTGGCCTCGGTGTCCTGCATCTACGGCCTGGGGAGCCCCCAGGAATACATGAAGCGGGTGCTCATCCTCAAGCGGGGTGGGGAGTATGACCTGCGGGAGGTGGCCAGGAAGCTGGTGGACATGCACTACGAGCGCAACGACCAGTTCCTGGAGAGGGGGCGCTTCAGGATCAGGGGGGATACCCTGGAAATTTATCCCAGCTACGAGGAGAGGCTGGTGAGGGTGGAGTTCTTCGGGGACCAGGTGGACCGCATCACGGTAGTCGATCCCCTCACCGGAGAGGTGATCTCCCGCGAGGAATCCACGGCCGTCTACCCCGCCACCCACTACCTCACCAGCGAGGAGAACCTGGAGAGGGCGGTGGCCTCCATCCGCGCCGAGCTGGAGGAGAGGGTGGCGGAGCTGGAATCCGCCGGCCGGCTGCTGGAGGCCCAGAGGCTCCTGCAGCGCACCACCTACGACCTGGAAATGCTGCGGGAAACGGGTTACTGCTCGGGCATCGAGAACTACTCCCGGCACCTGGACGGGAGGAAGCCGGGGGAGCCGCCCTACACCCTCCTGGACTTCTTCCCCGAGGACTTCCTGGTCTTCGTGGACGAGAGCCACATCACCGTGCCCCAGCTGCACGGGATGCACGAGGGGGACCGTTCCCGCAAGGAGACCCTGGTGGAATACGGCTTCCGGCTGCCCAGCGCCCTGGACAACCGTCCCCTGCGCTTCGACGAGTTCCTGGAGAGGGTGCCCCAGCTGATAGCCGTTAGCGCCACCCCCGGCCCCTGGGAGCTGGAGGTCTCTACCCAGGTGGTGGAGCAGATCATCCGTCCTACCGGCCTGGTGGACCCGGAGCTGGTGGTGCGCCCGGCGGAGGGGCAGGTGGACGACCTCATCGGGGAGATCCGCAAGCGGGTGGAGAGGGACGAGCGCGTCCTGGTCACCACCCTTACCAAGCGCATGGCCGAGAGCCTCACCGACTATCTCCTGGAGATGGGCCTCCGGGTGCGCTACCTGCACTCAGAGATCGACACCCTGGACCGGGTGGAGATCATCCGCGACCTGCGCCTGGGGGAGTTCGACGTCCTGGTGGGCATCAACCTCCTGCGGGAGGGCCTGGACCTCCCGGAGGTCTCCCTGGTGGCCATCCTGGACGCCGACCGGGAGGGCTTCCTGCGCAATGAGCGGTCCCTCATCCAGACCATAGGCCGGGCCTCCCGCAACGTGAACGGACAGGTGATCATGTACGCCTCGGAGATCACCGATTCCATGCGCCGGGCCCTGGAGGAGACGGAGCGCCGGCGCAGGCTGCAGATGGAGTACAACCGCCGGCACGGCATCAACCCCCAGACGGTGCGCAAGAGGGTGAGTGACATCATGGACATGGTGCTGCTGCCGGATGAGAAGGTCCCCTACCGGGCGCGCCGCAAGGAGAGGGAGGAGATGCCTCCCGAGGAGATTGAGCAGCTCATCCTGGGCCTGGAGGACGAGATGCGCCTGGCCGCCGAGGATTTGCGCTTCGAGTACGCAGCCCGCCTCAGGGACGAGATCGCTGACCTCCGGAAGCGCCTGCGCTGGGCCACGGCGGGGGAGAAGAGGTGA
- the uvrA gene encoding excinuclease ABC subunit UvrA, with protein MEWITVSGAREHNLKNISVRLPRNRMIVMTGLSGSGKSSLAFDTIYAEGQRRYVESLSAYARQFLGQMEKPDVDHIEGLSPAISIDQKSASRNPRSTVGTITEIHDYLRLLYARIGKAHCPSCGRPIERQTAQQIIEKVSSLEPGTRFSILAPVVRGRKGEYTRLLAEIRAKGFSRARVDGELRELEEEIRLERYKRHDIEVVVDRLVMKEGVERRLAESLEAALELGKGTVVISLEGGEDRYFSEHFTCPECEVSLPELEPRIFSFNSPYGACPECSGLGFLQVIDPELVVPDPDLSLEEGAISPWPRTATIFYRKLEALAQKYEFSLKTPFRELPERIREIILYGSGEEKIYLRYRNRRGFLRSYFTHYEGVVNWLERRYQETDSEYARARISQYMSLRPCPACGGARLKPASLAVTVGGLNIHQVSQLSVRECMRFLRELKLTPTERAIAERVLRELEARLRFLVDVGLDYLTLDRAASTLAGGEAQRIRLATQIGSGLVGVLYILDEPSIGLHQRDNHRLIATLHGLRDLGNTLIVVEHDEATIRSADWVVDIGPGAGEHGGEIVFSGPLEELLRHPDSITARYLRGDLSIRIPERRRKPSGKKLVIREAREHNLKGIDVEIPLGLLVCVTGVSGSGKSTLVHDVLYRGVARRLYHSRVPPGKHRSIEGLEHVDKVINIDQSPIGRTPRSNPATYTGVFDHIRALFAETREARVRGYKPGRFSFNVRGGRCEACRGEGTIKIEMHFLPDVYIPCEVCKGKRYNRDTLEVTYRGKNISEVLDMSVEEALHFFEAVPAVQRRLRTLYDVGLGYIKLGQPAPTLSGGEAQRVKLAAELNKRPTGKTLYLLDEPTTGLHFDDINKLLAMLQGLVEAGNTVLVIEHNLDVIKCADWIIDLGPEGGEEGGWIVAEGPPEEVAREPRSYTGYYLRPLLGLEEARAMGG; from the coding sequence ATGGAGTGGATAACGGTCAGCGGGGCAAGGGAACACAACCTCAAGAACATAAGCGTCCGGCTCCCCCGCAACCGGATGATCGTCATGACCGGACTTTCGGGAAGCGGCAAGTCCTCCCTGGCCTTCGACACCATCTACGCCGAAGGGCAAAGGAGGTACGTGGAATCCTTGTCCGCTTACGCCCGCCAGTTCCTGGGGCAGATGGAAAAGCCCGACGTGGACCATATCGAGGGCCTGTCCCCGGCCATCTCCATCGACCAGAAGAGCGCCAGCCGCAACCCGCGCTCCACGGTGGGGACCATAACCGAGATCCACGACTACCTGCGCCTCCTCTACGCCCGCATCGGGAAGGCCCATTGCCCCTCCTGCGGGAGGCCCATCGAGAGGCAGACCGCGCAGCAAATAATCGAGAAGGTCTCCTCCCTGGAGCCCGGGACCAGGTTTTCCATCCTGGCCCCGGTGGTGAGGGGCCGCAAGGGGGAGTACACTCGTCTGCTGGCAGAGATAAGGGCCAAGGGCTTCTCCCGGGCACGGGTGGACGGGGAGCTGCGAGAGCTGGAGGAGGAGATCCGCCTGGAGAGGTACAAGCGCCATGACATCGAGGTGGTTGTAGACCGCCTGGTGATGAAGGAAGGCGTTGAGAGGAGGCTGGCGGAATCCCTGGAGGCGGCCCTGGAACTGGGGAAGGGCACGGTGGTCATCTCCCTGGAAGGGGGCGAGGACCGCTATTTCAGTGAGCATTTCACCTGCCCTGAATGCGAGGTTTCCCTCCCGGAGCTGGAACCGCGCATCTTCTCCTTCAACAGCCCCTACGGGGCATGCCCGGAATGTAGCGGCCTGGGTTTCCTGCAGGTCATCGACCCCGAGCTGGTGGTGCCCGATCCCGACCTCAGCCTGGAGGAGGGGGCCATATCCCCCTGGCCCCGCACAGCCACCATCTTCTACCGTAAACTGGAGGCCCTGGCCCAGAAGTACGAGTTCAGCCTCAAGACCCCCTTCCGAGAGCTCCCCGAGAGGATCAGGGAGATAATCCTCTACGGGAGCGGAGAGGAGAAGATCTACCTGCGCTACCGCAACCGCCGCGGCTTCCTGCGCTCCTACTTCACCCATTACGAGGGAGTCGTCAACTGGCTGGAAAGGCGCTACCAGGAGACGGACTCCGAGTACGCGCGGGCCCGTATCTCCCAGTACATGAGCCTGCGCCCCTGCCCGGCCTGCGGCGGCGCCCGCCTGAAGCCGGCTAGCCTGGCGGTGACCGTGGGCGGGCTGAACATCCACCAGGTCTCCCAGCTCTCCGTGCGCGAGTGCATGCGCTTCCTGCGGGAACTGAAGCTCACCCCCACGGAGAGGGCCATCGCCGAGCGCGTGCTGCGGGAGCTGGAAGCCCGGCTCCGCTTCCTGGTGGACGTGGGCCTGGACTACCTCACCCTGGACCGCGCCGCCTCCACCCTGGCCGGGGGTGAGGCCCAGCGCATAAGGCTGGCCACCCAGATAGGCTCCGGGCTGGTGGGAGTACTGTATATACTGGATGAGCCCTCCATCGGCCTTCACCAGCGGGACAACCATCGGCTCATCGCCACCCTGCACGGGCTTCGCGACCTGGGGAACACCCTCATCGTGGTGGAGCACGATGAGGCCACCATCCGCTCCGCCGACTGGGTGGTGGACATAGGTCCCGGGGCGGGGGAGCACGGGGGGGAGATCGTCTTCAGCGGTCCCCTGGAGGAGCTGCTCAGGCATCCCGACTCCATAACCGCCCGCTACCTGCGGGGGGACTTGAGCATCCGCATCCCGGAGAGGAGGAGAAAACCCTCCGGGAAGAAGCTGGTGATACGGGAGGCCCGGGAACATAACCTCAAGGGGATTGACGTGGAGATCCCTCTGGGGCTCTTGGTTTGCGTCACCGGGGTCTCGGGCTCCGGTAAAAGCACCCTGGTCCACGATGTCCTCTACCGCGGGGTGGCCAGGAGGCTCTACCATTCCCGGGTGCCGCCCGGAAAACACCGAAGCATCGAGGGCCTGGAGCACGTGGACAAGGTGATCAACATCGACCAGAGTCCCATCGGGCGCACCCCGCGCTCCAACCCGGCCACCTACACCGGGGTCTTCGACCACATACGGGCCCTCTTCGCCGAGACCCGGGAGGCGAGGGTGCGCGGCTATAAGCCTGGCCGTTTCAGCTTCAACGTCCGGGGCGGAAGGTGCGAAGCCTGTCGTGGCGAAGGCACCATAAAGATCGAGATGCATTTCCTCCCCGACGTGTACATACCCTGCGAGGTGTGCAAGGGGAAGCGCTACAACCGCGACACCCTGGAAGTAACCTACCGGGGGAAGAACATCAGCGAGGTCCTGGACATGTCCGTGGAGGAGGCCCTGCACTTCTTCGAGGCCGTCCCCGCTGTACAAAGGCGCCTGCGCACCCTTTACGACGTGGGGCTGGGCTACATCAAGCTGGGCCAGCCGGCTCCTACCCTTTCCGGCGGGGAGGCGCAGCGGGTGAAGCTGGCAGCGGAGCTCAATAAGCGTCCTACGGGGAAGACCCTTTACCTCCTGGACGAGCCGACCACCGGCCTGCACTTCGACGACATCAACAAGCTACTGGCCATGCTGCAGGGGCTGGTGGAGGCGGGGAACACCGTCCTGGTCATCGAGCACAACCTGGACGTAATCAAGTGCGCCGACTGGATAATCGACCTGGGCCCGGAGGGAGGAGAGGAAGGGGGTTGGATCGTGGCCGAAGGGCCGCCGGAGGAGGTGGCCCGGGAACCGCGATCCTATACCGGTTATTATCTGCGGCCCCTCCTGGGCCTGGAGGAGGCCAGGGCCATGGGGGGTTAG
- the uvrC gene encoding excinuclease ABC subunit UvrC, whose product MTEARRKAESLPEAPGVYLLKDDRGRIIYVGKAASLRKRVASYFHSREEENPRLAGLRARIADLDFIVTANEAEALLLEANLIKRFHPDYNIDFRDDKSYPFMVIRTGDTYPRVMFTRGRRRPDAVYYGPFAHAGAVRETIETLRKVFPFRACRGREPGKPTGGPCLDYHIRLCCGPCTGKVSVEDYGKIIEGVRRFMEGDHRAVLEELENRMREEASRQEFELAARTRDRLLALRRILERQQAHTLKEGDQDVFALAAGDLDACVTIFYVRGGKIIGKQDFFSTPPAGSGEEDILAAFLPQFYAQAAHIPREILLSHALPESELPLLEEWLSGRAGRKVRLLVPQRGEKRSLVEKVARNARMSLEVHLAKQAADLGWISRAVQGIGDGLGLSRVPYRIECYDVSNLGPLDAVGSMVVFEGGIPLRRDFRRFRIRGVEEQNDVAMMEEMLDRRLSRLASSGGNGGDGEVKSGVRLDTFHKKPDLIVVDGGIPQLGAAVRALARHGIRDVEVAALAKRLEEIYLPGRREPVVLPRDSEALHLLQRIRDEAHRYALEYHRQQRERRTRRSLLDEVPGIGPRRKQRLLRHFGSLARIAEASREELAGLSFLDRRTAENLYRALHPGEEG is encoded by the coding sequence ATGACCGAAGCCCGTCGGAAGGCGGAATCGCTGCCCGAAGCTCCCGGCGTATATCTCCTCAAGGACGACCGGGGGAGGATCATCTACGTGGGCAAAGCCGCCTCCCTGCGCAAGAGGGTGGCTTCCTACTTCCATTCCCGGGAAGAGGAGAACCCCAGGCTGGCTGGGCTGCGGGCACGCATAGCCGACCTGGATTTCATCGTAACCGCCAACGAGGCGGAGGCCCTTCTCCTGGAGGCCAACCTCATCAAGAGGTTCCACCCGGACTACAACATCGACTTTCGCGACGACAAGTCCTACCCCTTCATGGTCATTCGCACCGGGGACACCTACCCCCGGGTGATGTTCACCCGGGGCAGGCGCCGTCCGGATGCCGTTTATTACGGTCCCTTTGCCCACGCCGGGGCGGTGCGGGAGACCATCGAGACCCTGCGCAAGGTTTTTCCCTTCCGCGCCTGCCGGGGGAGGGAGCCGGGCAAACCCACCGGCGGACCGTGCCTCGACTACCACATCCGGTTGTGCTGCGGTCCCTGTACCGGCAAGGTATCCGTGGAAGATTATGGAAAGATAATTGAGGGGGTGCGCCGCTTCATGGAGGGGGACCACCGGGCCGTGCTGGAGGAGCTGGAGAACCGCATGCGGGAGGAGGCCTCCCGGCAGGAATTCGAGCTCGCCGCGCGGACCCGGGACCGGCTCCTGGCCCTGCGGCGCATCCTGGAGAGGCAGCAGGCCCATACCCTGAAGGAAGGGGACCAGGACGTGTTCGCCCTGGCCGCCGGTGACCTGGACGCCTGCGTCACCATCTTCTACGTCCGGGGTGGGAAAATAATAGGAAAACAGGATTTCTTTTCCACCCCTCCCGCAGGCAGCGGGGAAGAGGATATCCTGGCCGCCTTCCTGCCGCAGTTCTACGCCCAGGCCGCGCATATCCCCCGGGAGATCCTGCTCTCCCACGCCCTCCCGGAGTCCGAGCTTCCCCTACTCGAGGAATGGCTGTCCGGGAGGGCGGGCAGGAAGGTTCGCCTGCTGGTCCCGCAGAGGGGGGAGAAGAGGAGCCTGGTGGAAAAGGTCGCCCGCAACGCCCGCATGTCCCTGGAGGTGCACCTGGCCAAGCAGGCCGCCGACCTGGGTTGGATCTCCAGGGCGGTGCAGGGGATAGGTGATGGCTTGGGGTTGAGCCGGGTGCCCTACCGGATAGAGTGTTACGACGTCTCTAACCTGGGGCCGCTGGACGCCGTGGGCTCCATGGTGGTCTTCGAGGGGGGCATTCCCCTGCGGCGGGACTTCCGCCGCTTCCGCATCCGGGGGGTGGAGGAACAGAACGACGTGGCCATGATGGAGGAGATGCTGGACCGGAGGCTCTCCCGCCTGGCCTCGTCCGGTGGAAACGGGGGCGATGGAGAGGTCAAGTCCGGGGTGCGACTGGACACCTTTCACAAGAAGCCCGACCTCATCGTGGTGGACGGGGGTATCCCCCAACTGGGGGCGGCAGTGCGGGCCCTGGCCCGGCACGGGATAAGGGACGTCGAGGTGGCAGCCCTGGCCAAGCGGCTGGAGGAGATATACCTTCCGGGTAGGCGCGAACCCGTGGTCCTCCCGAGGGATTCGGAGGCCCTCCACCTCCTGCAGCGCATCCGCGACGAGGCCCACCGCTACGCCCTGGAATACCACCGCCAGCAGAGGGAGAGGAGGACCCGCCGTTCCCTGCTGGACGAGGTCCCGGGCATCGGGCCCCGACGCAAGCAGAGGCTGCTGCGCCATTTCGGGAGCCTGGCCCGCATCGCGGAGGCCTCCCGGGAGGAACTGGCGGGGCTGAGCTTCCTGGACCGGAGGACGGCGGAGAACCTCTACCGCGCCCTGCATCCCGGGGAGGAGGGCTGA
- a CDS encoding MGMT family protein, translating to MTVLGDIYIHSVGGTPSRISFLPPESDVSLEEEEPPPGIRRLKRALLDCLEGKEVDREVAEGLLALPGLTEFQRRVYRAVISIPRGSTLSYRQVAERVGSPRAARAVGNVMRRNPFPVIIPCHRVVRSDGSPGGYSGPRGMKERLLRMEGAAAGAGRSP from the coding sequence ATGACCGTGCTGGGAGATATTTACATCCATTCCGTCGGAGGAACCCCGAGCCGGATAAGTTTCCTGCCGCCGGAGTCGGATGTCTCCCTGGAAGAGGAAGAGCCTCCCCCTGGAATACGGAGGCTGAAGCGCGCCCTCCTCGACTGCCTGGAAGGGAAGGAGGTCGACCGCGAGGTGGCGGAGGGGCTTCTGGCCTTGCCAGGCCTGACCGAGTTCCAGCGCCGCGTCTACCGCGCGGTCATCTCCATACCCCGGGGCAGCACCCTTTCCTACCGCCAGGTCGCGGAGAGGGTCGGTTCTCCCCGGGCGGCGCGGGCGGTGGGGAACGTCATGCGGCGCAACCCCTTCCCGGTGATCATCCCCTGCCACCGCGTCGTCCGCTCCGACGGGAGCCCGGGAGGCTACAGCGGGCCCCGGGGCATGAAGGAGAGGTTGTTGAGGATGGAGGGCGCCGCGGCGGGCGCAGGGAGGTCGCCGTGA
- the rapZ gene encoding RNase adapter RapZ: MARWGKEAFKERGRKGGKPRRGRRKELEITIITGLSGAGKSVAIKSLEDLGYFCVDNLPPSLLLKMVELCSQGASSLEKLAAVIDVRGGEFFRDLNQALEELDRGNISYQIIFLEADEETLVRRFKETRRAHPLHSEGGILESIARERELLRGLRARADVVIDTSRSNVHQLREQIMNRYQAREAAESLEMSLVSFGYKYGLPLDADMVFDLRFLPNPFWVDDLREREGTDGRVRDFVLGQPESEEFLSRLQSLILYLKDRFVREGRRYVTLAMGCTGGRHRSVVLVEELARRLREAGIKVEVRHRDMDRG, encoded by the coding sequence TTGGCGAGGTGGGGGAAGGAGGCCTTCAAGGAGCGAGGCCGCAAAGGGGGTAAGCCCCGTCGAGGGAGGAGGAAGGAACTGGAAATCACCATCATCACTGGGCTTTCCGGAGCCGGTAAGTCGGTAGCCATAAAGAGCCTGGAGGACCTGGGCTATTTCTGCGTAGACAACCTTCCGCCCTCCCTGCTCCTGAAGATGGTGGAGCTCTGTTCGCAGGGTGCCTCCAGCCTGGAGAAACTGGCCGCGGTCATAGACGTGCGGGGAGGGGAGTTCTTCAGGGACCTCAACCAGGCGCTGGAGGAGCTGGACCGCGGTAACATTTCCTACCAGATCATCTTCCTGGAGGCGGATGAAGAAACATTGGTGCGCCGCTTCAAGGAGACTCGCAGGGCTCACCCCCTCCACAGCGAGGGGGGGATCCTGGAGAGCATCGCCAGGGAGAGGGAACTCCTCCGGGGCCTGCGCGCCCGTGCCGACGTGGTAATCGACACCTCCCGGAGCAACGTGCACCAGTTGCGGGAGCAGATCATGAACCGCTACCAGGCCCGCGAGGCCGCCGAGTCCCTGGAGATGAGCCTGGTCTCCTTCGGTTACAAGTACGGTCTGCCCCTGGACGCGGACATGGTTTTCGACCTCCGTTTCCTTCCCAACCCCTTTTGGGTGGACGATTTGAGGGAACGGGAAGGAACCGACGGGAGGGTCAGGGACTTCGTGCTCGGTCAGCCGGAGAGCGAGGAGTTCCTCTCCCGCCTGCAGTCCCTCATCCTTTACCTTAAGGACCGTTTCGTCCGGGAGGGGAGGCGCTACGTCACCCTGGCCATGGGCTGCACGGGAGGACGCCACCGGTCGGTGGTGCTGGTGGAGGAGCTCGCCCGGAGGCTGCGCGAGGCGGGGATCAAGGTGGAAGTGCGCCACCGGGACATGGATCGCGGGTAA
- the whiA gene encoding DNA-binding protein WhiA yields the protein MSHIAEVKEELARIRASRRCCRLAELSALLHLEGSLHLGSGSHLVLHTESENAAVARKMFRLLKELFALLPELRVERSPRLRGHNCYQLFLSGDGLPQVLNELGLLDDSLRPVLGIPPRVIRRRCCGISYLRGAFLGGGYVSRPDLPAHLEINTQHWEMARDLRELLKRYGIRTQVTERRNMITLYAKSRADQADFLALVGAHEALLRLQSESVLRELRESVNRRVNSETANLEKAVDAAQRQLRDIRILEDTIGLENLPLALRSVAELRLEHPEATLKELGDLMQPALSKSAVYHRMRRLSRLAAELGKT from the coding sequence ATGAGTCATATCGCGGAGGTCAAGGAGGAGCTGGCCCGGATCAGGGCTTCGAGACGCTGTTGCCGCCTGGCCGAGCTTTCCGCCTTGCTCCACCTGGAGGGCAGCCTCCACCTGGGAAGCGGCAGCCACCTGGTCCTGCACACGGAAAGCGAGAATGCCGCCGTGGCCCGCAAGATGTTCAGGTTGCTCAAGGAGCTCTTCGCCCTTCTTCCCGAGTTGCGCGTGGAGAGGTCTCCCCGCCTCAGGGGACATAACTGCTACCAGCTCTTCCTCTCTGGTGACGGCCTGCCCCAGGTGCTCAACGAACTGGGTCTGCTCGATGATTCCCTGCGTCCGGTGCTGGGGATTCCGCCGCGCGTCATCCGGAGGCGCTGCTGCGGAATATCCTACCTCCGGGGTGCCTTCCTGGGCGGGGGTTACGTAAGCCGGCCGGATCTTCCCGCTCACCTGGAGATAAATACCCAGCACTGGGAGATGGCCCGGGACCTCCGGGAGCTGCTGAAGAGATACGGCATCCGCACCCAGGTGACGGAGCGGAGGAACATGATCACCCTGTACGCCAAGAGCAGGGCCGATCAGGCCGACTTCCTGGCCCTGGTGGGAGCTCACGAGGCCCTGCTCCGCCTGCAGAGCGAGTCCGTGTTGCGCGAACTGCGGGAGAGCGTCAACCGCCGGGTGAACAGCGAGACCGCCAACCTGGAGAAGGCGGTGGACGCCGCCCAAAGGCAGCTCAGGGACATCAGGATTCTCGAGGACACCATCGGACTGGAGAACCTTCCCCTGGCACTCCGTTCCGTAGCCGAACTCCGCCTGGAGCATCCCGAGGCCACCCTCAAGGAGCTGGGCGACCTCATGCAACCCGCCCTGAGCAAGTCCGCCGTCTACCACCGCATGCGGCGCTTGAGCCGCCTGGCCGCGGAGCTGGGGAAGACGTAG
- the gap gene encoding type I glyceraldehyde-3-phosphate dehydrogenase: protein MGVKVGINGFGRIGRLFLRAAAGKDVDIVAVNDLTDPATLAHLLKYDTVFGRYPGEVSAGEGKLVVDGKEIKVLSQSDPALLPWKDLGVEAVIEATGRFTAREKASKHLEAGARKVIITAPATDPDITVVMGVNHDKYDPSSHHIVSNASCTTNCLAPVVKVLMESFGVESGFMTTVHAYTNDQRTLDLPHKDLRRARAAAGNIIPTSTGAARAIGLVIPELKGKMDGIAMRVPVMDGSVVDLTAVLSREVSKEEINAAMKEAAEGALKGILEYTEDPIVSSDVIGNPASSVFDAQSTMVMGKLCKIVSWYDNEWGFSNRLVDLLGILFA from the coding sequence ATGGGAGTCAAGGTCGGGATAAACGGTTTCGGCAGGATAGGAAGGCTCTTCCTGCGCGCCGCGGCGGGCAAGGACGTGGATATAGTGGCCGTGAACGACCTCACCGACCCCGCCACCCTGGCACACCTGCTGAAGTACGATACCGTCTTCGGAAGGTACCCGGGCGAGGTTTCCGCGGGGGAGGGGAAGCTGGTGGTGGACGGCAAGGAGATAAAGGTGCTCTCCCAGTCCGACCCCGCCCTGCTTCCCTGGAAGGACCTGGGAGTCGAGGCGGTGATCGAGGCCACCGGAAGGTTCACCGCTCGCGAGAAAGCCTCAAAGCACCTGGAGGCCGGGGCCCGCAAGGTGATCATCACCGCGCCGGCCACCGATCCGGACATCACCGTGGTCATGGGGGTCAACCACGACAAGTACGATCCCTCCTCGCATCACATCGTGAGCAACGCCTCCTGCACCACCAACTGCTTGGCCCCGGTGGTCAAGGTGCTCATGGAGAGCTTCGGCGTGGAATCCGGCTTCATGACCACCGTGCACGCCTACACCAACGACCAGCGTACCCTGGACCTGCCTCACAAGGACCTGCGGCGAGCCCGTGCGGCGGCGGGCAACATCATCCCTACCTCCACGGGTGCCGCCCGGGCCATAGGCCTGGTCATCCCGGAGCTCAAGGGCAAGATGGACGGCATCGCCATGCGCGTTCCGGTGATGGACGGGAGCGTGGTGGACCTGACCGCCGTCCTGAGCCGGGAGGTGAGCAAGGAGGAGATAAACGCAGCCATGAAGGAAGCCGCGGAGGGAGCCCTCAAGGGCATCCTCGAGTACACCGAGGACCCCATCGTCTCCTCGGACGTCATCGGCAACCCGGCCTCCTCGGTATTCGACGCCCAGTCCACCATGGTCATGGGGAAGCTGTGTAAGATAGTCTCCTGGTACGACAACGAGTGGGGCTTCTCCAACCGCCTGGTGGACCTGCTGGGCATCCTCTTCGCCTGA